In Etheostoma cragini isolate CJK2018 chromosome 9, CSU_Ecrag_1.0, whole genome shotgun sequence, the following are encoded in one genomic region:
- the tor3a gene encoding torsin-3A: MFVQWLLPVLWALSAEADFFQFDSISNVSTYYFNYIYCNIWEGECQPNQDDATQQVPTRDLWAGFHQDYVSLLNQWYCSVGQCCESGDCRITNNITGLARDLQTKLHGQHLAQSVVLKAIQGFINNPESNKPLTLSFHGWSGTGKNFVARIIADNLYRDGVKSECVRLFIAPFHFPHARLVDTYKGQLREAIRDMVLRCPQTLFIFDEAEKLHPGLIDAIKPYMDHYDNVDGVSYRTAIFLFLSNIGGATINDVALDFWHSGQNREDIGMEDLEHRLRAETIESHGGFAQSELMSGHLIDFFVPFLPLEYRHVKLCARDAYAARGLETDEATLDEVAKAMLYVPKEERLFSAQGCKSIPQRINFFLP, encoded by the exons ATGTTTGTACAGTGGTTGCTGCCTGTGCTCTGGGCTCTGTCCGCTGAGGCCGACTTCTTCCAGTTCGACAGCATTTCCAATGTTTCCACTtactattttaattacatttattgcaATATATGGGAAGGGGAGTGTCAACCCAACCAAGACGATGCTACACAACAAG TTCCTACCAGGGACCTTTGGGCAGGTTTTCATCAGGACTACGTCAGCCTGCTGAATCAGTGGTACTGTAGCGTGGGCCAGTGCTGTGAATCTGGAGACTGCAGGATAACCAACAACATCACAG GCCTGGCGAGGGACCTTCAGACGAAGCTCCACGGGCAGCACCTGGCTCAGTCTGTGGTTCTGAAAGCCATCCAGGGTTTCATCAACAACCCAGAGTCCAACAAGCCGCTGACACTCTCCTTCCACGGCTGGTCCGGCACCGGCAAGAACTTTGTGGCCCGGATTATCGCTGATAACCTGTATCGTGATGGGGTGAAGAGTGAGTGTGTCAGACTGTTCATCGCCCCGTTCCACTTTCCACACGCCAGACTGGTGGACACGTACAAG GGCCAGCTGAGAGAGGCGATCCGGGACATGGTGTTGCGCTGCCCTCAGACTCTGTTCATCTTCGACGAGGCTGAGAAGCTTCACCCCGGCCTCATCGATGCCATCAAACCCTACATGGATCACTATGACAACGTAGATGGTGTAAGCTACCGCACAgccatcttcctcttcctcag TAATATCGGTGGCGCGACGATCAATGATGTAGCGCTGGACTTCTGGCACTCCGGTCAAAATCGAGAGGACATCGGTATGGAAGACCTGGAGCATCGTCTGCGAGCTGAAACAATCGAGTCTCATG GTGGGTTTGCTCAGAGTGAGCTGATGTCTGGCCACTTGATCGACTTCTTTGTTCCATTTCTGCCGCTGGAGTACCGCCATGTCAAGCTCTGTGCACGGGACGCCTATGCAGCCCGAGGTCTGGAGACAGACGAAGCTACGCTGGATGAAGTGGCCAAGGCGATGCTCTATGTCCCTAAAGAGGAGAGATTGTTCTCAGCCCAGGGATGCAAGTCCATACCCCAGCGGATCAACTTCTTTCTCCCCtag